Sequence from the Phragmites australis chromosome 6, lpPhrAust1.1, whole genome shotgun sequence genome:
TAAAGATTGTAGTAACAGAACCTTGATTATAACATACAAACATCTTGCAATTgtaacagaatgcattgaactATGTAACAACAAACTAGCTTAATCTCTGAAGTCTTTTCTTTGCATCTAACCAGGGGATGGTACCCATCACACAAGCTTCCCCTTGTCAATGGAACTACAATGTGCAGCACCAATTGGACAACGAGGGACAGAGCTCCGTATGCCGGCGAAGAACACCGAAGCTTTCCACCGGCACATACCGCCAGGAGCTCCAATCCACTGCACCCACCTCTCTCCTCCAATCCAATCTACCCTACGCACAACCTACTCCCACACGACAGCAGCATCTCCTCATTCTCGCCAAAAACACCGATTGAAATCGCTCCAATGCCCTCCACGACCTGCCACTAGATCGGTCCTCCAACGTCCTCCCCAACCCCCAACCTCTCCACCCCAGCCGCCCAACGCCGACGACCTCCGACGCACCCCCTTTCCAGCCCAACCCCATACCCCCCACGACGGCTACCGGGACGACCTCAGAGGACAACGTACCAGAGGCTTCGAGACGACCGGCCACCTGCCAGTGCGGCGGAGCAAACCGACGGGGAGATCCTGGGAGGTCGCTCGCCAGATCTACCGTCGCCCAATCTTCCTCAGCCGAGGACGCCGCTTCTTCGGCCGCGTCGCCTACTTCTTCCCACTTACATCGGCCACCGACGCCGCCCGTCTCCCCTCCGCATGCGCCCGCCAGCTCCGCTTCCGTCCCACCGCGGGAGTCCCGAGCGCCGCAAAACTACCCTCGCGCACAGTGATGCGACCGCCGCATTACTCCGCACTTTTGCCGACTCGATTCCTCTCCCCGCATCGCTGTTCACCCGGATACCGACTCCACTGGAGACCGATGCCGCACGGCCCGCGCCCCGCATCCGACGTGGATGCCTAACCCGGGCCGGATACCGACTCAGCTGAAGTTGGCCTAACACATGCTGCTGCCCAGATTTTAGTGCAACAACGATTTCAATATAACAGCATAAGCATAACTCTCGGTAACATATCAACGCTTCGAAAGAAGGGGGGCATTTTATCCAAAAGTATGCTGAAATTCACTACAACGATACTTGCAAGCTTGTCCACTTTCTGCACATCAAGCATAGAAAAACACAGCATCGATTCTAATGAGGTTCCCGAGAAGCGAAGGCGGTCCAAAAACATATTAGCATTTTACAAACTTCATAGAATCAGCACTGTTCCTGACGAACCAAAATGACTTCAGTAACTTAAGGACGTGTTGTGGCCATCACAACTTCCACGTCTTGAGGCCGACAGAACTACAGAAAAAAGCAAGACAAATACTCGCTGATATATCACCTTGAGGAACAATTAAACAGTGTCTCCAAGTAACAGCTACAGACCGCCTGGGGTTTCCTCCTTAAGAGCAACAGACCCAGAGAAAACATTTCCCAGTGACAAAACATATCTGGTTGCATAATACATGCAAAACATCTGGCATCCCTACAAACATAATCAAGGCAGACATGTTCATTGATGCTCCAGCCCTCTTAAATCTTGTTTCTTGAGATTCATCATTCATGTTACTAATCACAACATTAACCTTTCAGGAAAAGCATAACAAACCTCTTAAAGAGCCATTTTATCAAGTATATAGTGTACCAAAACAGGAACTTGATGCTTCCTCTTAGTTCTTCTGACTATCTCAGCTTGGGACAGACTCTGATGTCATGGGTCCACTACCAGAACATGAGAGCTATGGCTGCCGACAGGCACAGTGCGCTGAGCGAAACTGAGTAACTGCTTGCGCTGATCCTCATTAGTATGGGGGAGGCTGGCACGTAGAAGCTCTACTGGCATTTCCCTGCTTATAACTGCTGCAGCGGCAGGTTGCAATTGCGCAGTATGAACCGCACTATCAAATTTACTCATGCAGTACCGTGTAAGCAGCCCGAAGAAGGCATCAAATGATGCCTGCCATAGAGCTCGGTTCTGCATGCTGTAGGTTGAAGCCACATGCTGATCAGTGAGCAGCTCTGTTGCTCTGTCCAGTACAGACTTTATTATGACAGAAGCCCAATCACCTGCAGGGGATCCAAGGGGTCGAAGAGGTGGTTGCAATGACGAACACACAATAGCTGCAAGGCAAGCACTGAGATCACTCAACTCCATCCGAAGAACGCAGGTGGATATAGCATTCGCGAGTTTAGTTATTGCCTCAGCTGTGCTGATATCCGAGGGCATAGTACCAAATATAAATCTTAGATGCCGGAAGACTGCCATGCATGCTATCCTTGCAAGTTCACTGCCAGAAGTCACAAGTTCAAGGTAACGAGAAAGTAGTTTTCGACCCTTCGGTAGAGTAACTATCCGGAGAAACACCAGATCATCATTTGAAGACATAGGTGCATTCTTATTAGGGGCAAGTGGATCAACTAACTGAAGTGATTCTGCCAGTTTCTCGAGGAGGGTCTGTCTTCTGTTTCTCAGTTGCAAACCACCATCTTGCTGGTGGCTAAATTGCAGTAAGCGATCAATATCATCTACATCAAGTAGTAGACAAAGTCCATCTTCAATTGTAATCCTAGCAGCCAGCATAGGCTCTTGGTCAAGAGGCTTTGACACAGATTTTTCCGTGTTATCACTTGGTGCAGAGGCTTGTTCAACATCAAGAAGCGGACGAGGCCTGCGGATCGAAGAAAATGGGAGCCTCCCAAGAGCATCAACTTGGAGATATGCATGTGGCTCATCCTTACTGTGTGCACGGGAAGATGGATCTCTAATCAAGGTTGGACAGAAGTGGTGCTTTAGTTGTGCACCTGCTGTTTTTTTAGCCAAACAAGCTTGATGGTagtaatcatcaatatacgGATCATTGATGTGGGTGGCGGCCTTCTGCATCCTTGCAATGTTCTCAATTTCTTCAGTGGACATGTACTTGGATCTGAACCGTGGCCACCCATTATCCATCCTCATATTACTAAGCTCGTAACCTTGATGAGGATATCGTTGCCCCTGCCTTCCATGGTGTAACATTGATCTTGCTCTTGGATCACTCAAGTCAGGCATAGTGAAATTCACATCAAATCTACTCATCATTTGTGATGGAGAATGCTGAGGACCAAACATTTGCATGTTTTGTGGTGGGGAATGCTGAGGACCAAACATTTGCATGTTTTGTGGTGGGGAATGCTGGGGACCAAGCATCTGTGCATGTAGTTGTGAGAAATGTGGTGGAGACTGTTGAATTGGCAGCATTCCATGTTGTTGACGAGGCGGTGGCATCAATCCATTTGGACGCTGCAACTGATGCTGCATCAAACCCGGCATAAACCTGGCACCGTTCCCACGCATTGGTGTACTATTTAAAACATGATTTTGTTGCACATTTTTAGTTGCCACGCCCATTGAACCCATATGAGCCAGGTCCCTACCAAATAGTGGTCCCGGTGGCGTACCTCCATGAGGGAACTGGGGAAGGGGTAGATCATTTTGTGCGGACATAGGCATCTGGAATGCAGTGGAAGGAGACAGCATGTTCATATGATGTGGCTGACCAGGTGAAGAATGAGATTCTGCACCAGATGGAGGGTACGAAATGAATGATGATTTAGGCACAGGAATTGGTTCAGTATTACTGTATTGAGGCTCTTGTTGGGGGTATGATGACGTTCTGTGCAAAGGAGATGGCTTTGCTCCAAGAATAGGTTCCATAGGATTGTACTGAGCATCTTGCTGTGGGGATGAGGATGTCCTGTGCAGTCTAGAATCAACGAAGTTGGCTGAATGGGGTGATTGAGACCACCAATTCTTCTTATCCAGCCCTTGTTCAGTGTCCAATACAGGCTGCGTAGGCCAATATGAAGATCCAGACTCATTCACCCAGTCTGCATTAGAACCTATATTGCAGCATTAAAATAAACATTAATTAGAGAAACAGAGCAATGCTTAGAAAAACAGAAAAGAGAACAAGATTGTTCTTATCACTGGTGGACTGAAATCAACAGTCTAGCAATGAAAGATAACAGATAAGATAACAAATATTATAAATCCATCCCATTGGGAAGACACAATAAAGCTGCTTGAAGTACTCACTCCATTTATTTTTATAAGGCAAATTTTGGTTGGGCATGAGGATTGAGGTATGAAACCAAGAGAATGGTGGCGAAAAATGATCATAGGGTCCATAGTCCATGGTGTTAGTCCCGGAACGCGGATATAGTTGTGTGGGTGTTTACTCATAAATGTTGAAGAAAGGAAAGATCAATGAGGCCAAAAGAGATAATATAGTTTTGAAACTACATGGATGccttatattttgaaaaaaaaaacctataagcCTTATATTTTGAAACAGAGGGGTCACAATAACATTCTACAAAGTATGTGATATTGGACAGTCTGCAAACTATGACTTATTTTTCAATTAACTATCTAATGCATTGTAGAAACAATTTCTCTATTTAATAATTTAACATAATGCACAGCTAAATACATAGACCAAGCATATCCTCAAAAtatgaaaaggaaaatgaacACCGAAGCATGTAGATTGAAGAATCATATCAGCAACAACTGATGAATCTAAATACAATTGAGTGATACGAAGAGATACTTTGTCTAGAAACAGGTCCCCTGTGACTAACTATTCCTGGCTGCTTTGGTCCATTAACAATTCTGGTCAGCTGAAAGTGAAGAATGCATGAAATCAGTAAATCAGCTTTAACGATAAAAAAgagcaaatgcaacaaaacaaaGATGTAAATTAGGCACGTAGTAATTGAGGTAAAAGTAAAACCAATATATGCAGCTCATGTGATGACTCTAATACTATAGTGACGTGCTATAATCTTTTTGAAAGAACTCATATGCATCATCATTCTgttaaattaatgccaagaatTACATATTTACATATGCGTGTACATGATATAGCTGCAAGATTTAACTTTTCAAAGAAAGCACACCTTCGAGAATGTTCCAgcaagatcatcaacatcaataAATGAACCTACACCTTCATCCTGCAAAAGCAAGTTTGAACAACATGAGCAGTTGATATATTCATGTGTGGCACAAAGAAGTGATGCTGTGGCTTCAAATCTTTAAAGGCATGCCTATATCATTACTAAATGCATGTTCAGGTTCCATGGTTAATGAAGTAAAGCAAAACTGGAAAGAACACAGGACACAACCCACATGATAATTTGCAATATTTCCTTCCTAAAATAGTACATAGCTAAAAGGAATTGAACTACCGCTAGTATAATGCATTCACCAATCATCACAAACTTCCTAATTCTTCCAGGTTATGTATATAGAATTTAGCTGTCTGCATCCCATAATAGTTAACAATTGTATTATTCCAAAAGCATAATGCCAACTTCCTCAATTTCAAGGCGACATTAATTTGGTGATGTAGTAGCTCCCCCAAAATATGATTGACTGCATTATCTTCCAGGCTTTCATCTGAAGCAGTGCTAGGAGATTTTCAGAATCACAAAAGACAATGCTAGCTTTTTCTGTTTACATAACAATGCATTTGACTATTTGGCTATATGAGTTATCCTAAAAAAATTTGGTTGTATCCTCTGCCAGCCACCTGATGAAGTGAACcaaaatgaaaacaaaagaGGCATGAATGGTCAAATTAATTTCTAGGAGAACCACCTCTCAAGTTCCGAACTCAAAAACGAGTTTACTAACTTCTGATATAAAAGGAAGCTTTATAGTGTGCTGTCCAACATCTATTTGGCTTATAAAGTCATCAATATAATGCTTATGCATCGCAGCATCTTTTTTTgggaacaaaaaaaagaaagaaaatggatTACATTCATAATGTCAAACATATACGAAATCTATCAAGCATAAAGGAGATCTATCATCTATGCTACCTCTAACATACTATCCCTTCCATAAGGAGGGTACTCTTCATCACCAGGCGCTAAAAATCcagcatcaccaccaccatcatcatcatccaatcCACCTAGCtcgacctcctccaccacattGGTGCCGAAGAAAGCATactgtgatgcatcaaaattgGTATCGCCTGTACAGAGATAATAAAGAATCCAGCAATCACTATCGGATGCTACAGCATAACATGCAAAAACAACACTGCATGTAGCAGACTCAAGGATCAAATGAGTCCACAATGGAAAGGCAGCTTAAAATGAACAATAGAATGTTAATCATAGAGTGTGAATAGCTAAGCAATCATCAAAAGCAACAATTACAGCTTCAAGTGAATTATTAAAGGATAAACAAGTAAAGGCCACCGCTGTGATTCAATCAATaccaaataattatattatagcCCACtgaaaacatcacaaaaatacCACATCTCAAAAAGCCTCCACCTATCAAGTTGCTAGGGTAACTCTGAGCTACACACCCACAATCAATCCTACAATAGAATAACCTGCTCTAACTAGCATAATCCGATCGATGCTGCAAATTTCAGCCACTAATACAAATATTGGAACAGCAGAATCATTGAAAATTCACAAGCTTTATTGATTCATTCACTCAACTAAATAACTAATTCAAACAACGGTGGACACCATAAATAACTCAAATAGGTATTATTAGGTCAATTCACCACCATGACAAAATTATCCAACCAATTAACATAATATCCCTTGCAAAGAAAACCCATGCTAGGATATCAACTGATTGATTTCAAAATCATCGCTTATTGTCACTATAAATAATCTCAAAAAAATAACCCGAAAAGTCAAGGGGAAAACAAACATGGTTCACCAGAACAACCCAATCGTTATCACAAGAACCTCTCCACGGGAATGAATAATGTACTATCACGGGAATCTCAATAAACTAAGGGGAAGAATTGACTGAGCACCTGATTCCATGGCAGGGGCGGCGTTGAACCCCCAAAAGTTTCTGGGAAATAAGCTGCTACGAGCAGAACATCCCCCACCAAGATCTCCAAGAACCCAATCCACCCACTGATGGATTGGATTAGCACCGGGTGGCAAACAAATCCGCAGCTACCTGCGCCAAGAGCAAGAGAGACATGGATCTGTTTGCATTCCTAGCAGCAAAGAGAAGACCAGAACGGAACTCCTACGAGAACAAAGCCAAGAAAGCTTCCTTACCAACGAGAGAAATCGAGCTGGATGGATCTCCCGTCCGCTTCACGCCAATCCAGAAGCGGGCAGGagggggagaaggaggagaagaaagaac
This genomic interval carries:
- the LOC133922257 gene encoding LOW QUALITY PROTEIN: protein PAT1 homolog (The sequence of the model RefSeq protein was modified relative to this genomic sequence to represent the inferred CDS: inserted 1 base in 1 codon) is translated as MESGDTNFDASQYAFFGTNVVEEVELGGLDDDDGGGDAGFLAPGDEEYPPYGRDSMLEDEGVGSFIDVDDLAGTFSKLTRIVNGPKQPGIVSHRGPVSRQSSNADWVNESGSSYWPTQPVLDTEQGLDKKNWWSQSPHSANFVDSRLHRTSSSPQQDAQYNPMEPILGAKPSPLHRTSSYPQQEPQYSNTEPIPVPKSSFISYPPSGAESHSSPGQPHHMNMLSPSTAFQMPMSAQNDLPLPQFPHGGTPPGPLFGRDLAHMGSMGVATKNVQQNHVLNSTPMRGNGARFMPGLMQHQLQRPNGLMPPPRQQHGMLPIQQSPPHFSQLHAQMLGPQHSPPQNMQMFGPQHSPPQNMQMFGPQHSPSQMMSRFDVNFTMPDLSDPRARSMLHHGRQGQRYPHQGYELSNMRMDNGWPRFRSKYMSTEEIENIARMQKAATHINDPYIDDYYHQACLAKKTAGAQLKHHFCPTLIRDPSSRAHSKDEPHAYLQVDALGRLPFSSIRRPRPLLDVEQASAPSDNTEKSVSKPLDQEPMLAARITIEDGLCLLLDVDDIDRLLQFSHQQDGGLQLRNRRQTLLEKLAESLQLVDPLAPNKNAPMSSNDDLVFLRIVTLPKGRKLLSRYLELVTSGSELARIACMAVFRHLRFIFGTMPSDISTAEAITKLANAISTCVLRMELSDLSACLAAIVCSSLQPPLRPLGSPAGDWASVIIKSVLDRATELLTDQHVASTYSMQNRALWQASFDAFFGLLTRYCMSKFDSAVHTAQLQPAAAAVISREMPVELLRASLPHTNEDQRKQLLSFAQRTVPVGSHSXSCSGSGPMTSESVPS